DNA from Phragmites australis chromosome 16, lpPhrAust1.1, whole genome shotgun sequence:
gtaggcacggtaCGGCTCGATTACCGACGGGTCggaccggcacggcacgacgccaCGGGTTGTGTCTGGGCCGAGCGcacggcacgacgggccggcacggcacggcccggtcaagtcgggccggcacgggcacggcccagcccgggccggcacggcccggcacggtccggcccggcactattttctattttttttatttatatttttaattttttagctatttttaaatatttttttatctatttttaaatatttttttatctattttttatatttttatctattttctatatattttttatgtattttttcatttttttatctatttcggcccgtcgggccaatcgggccgtcgggccgaaatcgtgcctGGACCGGCCCGGCACGACACGATCACCGATGGGCCGTGCCGTGAgccgaggggaaggcacgcgggccggcacggcacggcccgttactaTAGATGGGCCGTACCGAGTCGGACCCGTGCCGGGCCGACACGAACGACCCATTTAGCCATGTTTGCCTCCGGGGCATGCCACCGCCACTGCTCGCCCTCCGAGCCGAAGCCGAAGCCTTGCCGCTGCTCGCCCTCCGAGCCAAAGCCGAAGCCTTGCCACCGCTGCTGCGTGGGCTCCGAAACCAAAGCCAGAACATCCGGGGCATCTCACCATCGCTGCTCACCCTCCGAGTCGAAACCGAAAcctcgccgccgctgctgcgtGGGCTCCGAAACAGTCCTCCGGAGGCTGGCTCCAAGcgccggaggccctgctccgcCCGCTCATATCTCCGGAGGCCTACTCCAAGCTCCGGAGGCCGCACTCCAGGCGCCGTGCAGGCGGTGGTGGTGCGCGACCGGCTGCACGCCTTCGCGCAGGACAAGGCGCAGGAGGCCAGCTTCATTGAGAGTCACCACAGCACGGACGTGCTTGCGCCGGCCACCATGCGCAGCCCCACCGTCCTCACCTCCACCACCGACAGGTACATCCATCTCAGCAGCGCTCTCCCCAAGCTGCGCTCCATCGTTTGTGACTTCGTGGAGGGGTACAACAAGCCCAACACCAGCATCCAGTGCAGCGACTTGAGCTCCCTCCATACTTCCAAGTTCCTCAGAGTCTTTGACATCTGAGGCTCAAGCTCAAAAAGCTCCCCCAATGATATCGGCTCCATGATCCACATAAAAAACCTGGGTCTCCAGTGTGGCTACCTGGAAAAACTCCCACACACCATAGCTACCTAGCCCGGTCTATCGGCTCACCCCAACCAGAAGCGCATGCGCGGGTGGCTCGCAGACTAGCATTTTAGCTAGCGGGTGGCTCGCAGGATAGCATTTCACCTCCCGCACACCATAGTTTTCCTAAAGCTAGCTGTACACACTATGTACACCGTAGCTAGCACACATACACAAGCCTCGAAAAACAGGAAGAAAGGTGAGGTCACCTGCTACCGCCCTCCGTTGAGCAAAGTTCACCATGCATGGTAGCCGGGGAGAAGCTAAGGAGTCCCTCCGCTCGACCGACCAGAAGCCCTCTGTGCACGCCtagccggagactccggccacccTCCGAAGCTGGTCGGAGGCCCCTCTCCAAAAACTGTACCAACGCGAGTTTGGTTTGGTGCTCGTCGCCATGACTCATGCCAAGGACCCGTACCATTTCTTTGAGTGCAAACCTTCGTCATCAAACGGCCACTGCGAAGAAGCTCCACACTGTACCGCTCCAAAGTCCGAACAACCCCCAAGCACTCCGACGATGCTCTAGGCGGCCTTACAGACTCCGTCTTCGGCATCAAGTGCTTCGCCGACTCAGCCCGGGGCCGGCCCTGGTGGGCTGTTAGTATTAATCTTGACTTGTGTAGTTAGCATGTATGTCATGCGGGTCTTTTAGCTAGTTTGTGTTAGTCCGCAGCTGTGTGTTGCAGTGCGGTGCAGCTAGCTGATCGATGATTGAGTCGTCATTAGATTAAGCAGAGTTAGTGAGCTGCATACAGGAAAGTGGCCATCTTATGCGGATCATGGAGACACGACATGCATGAGTTAGTGGCTTGTGCGTGTGTGGATCGTGCGGGCGTGTGCGTGAGACTCGGCCAACAGGTTCTTGCATGCGGCTGGGAGTGAGTCCTCAGGTTGGTTAGCTTCATACGTGTGAGGAGGGAGTGGAGCCCGGGTATGCGTGCGTGGCGTGAGTCCCGGGCAGTTTGTTGCTCCGTGTGCATGTCAGTGAAGCTATATAAGCTGTGTACTTGCTTGGCTAATTGGGAAGTGAATACAGACAATAAGAAAAGGGCGTTCGTTGCCGGTAAGTCTGTGTGTGTTAGCTTCTCCACAGTACTGCTTGCTAGCAACTCTTGTGTTTGCGTGTGTCCTCCGAGCAGCGTGAGTTTCTGTCTGCTGCGTCCAGTGCCGCGTGAGATCGCGTAAGTCGAAGGAGGCAGCTCCAacatttggcatcagagccGTGTATGCCCAAGATCCTGCGCTACTACCTCGACTCCATGGCGATGGTTCCGCACAGTGCCGGGGGAAGTAGCGGTGTCTCGCTCGCGTACCTGCTGCTCTCCTCGACGAACTACACCGCGTGGGCGATCAAGGTGGAGGCCATTCTTGATGCTCAGGGCCTTTGGGAGGTCGTGAATCCAGCAAAAGGCGAGGTGGCGGACGCACGGAAGGACAAGACGGCGAGGGCACAACTTCTCCAAGCGCTACCGGAGGACATCCTCATGCAGGTCTCACAAAAGAAGACGGCGAAAGAGCTTTGGGACAGCCTCAAGACAAGGTTCGTCGGAGCCGACCGCGTCAAGGCCGCTCGTCTTTCAACCTTGAAAGGCGAGTTCGACTTGCTGCGCATGAAGGAGGGGGAGCCGTTGGACGACTACGCCGGCAAAATCAGTGGCATGGCGGCGAGGTACGCCAACCTCGGCGCAACACTCGACGACTCCGCCATGGTCAAGAAGCTCCTCGACACCGTCCCAGATCGGCTCTACCCTGTCATTGCGGGGATCGAGCAGTTTTGTGACGTGGAGAAGATGCCGTTTGAGGAGGCGCTTGGGAGGCTGAAGGCCTTCGACGAGCGTTCTCGACGGCGCACTCAAGCCAGCGAGACTAGTGATGGCCAGCTCCTGCTCACGGCGGCCGAGTGGCAGTCTCGGCAAAAGGACAAGTCCATGGGAAAGAAAGGTAAATGCTATAATTGCGGTGTCCGTGGACATTTTGCCAGGGAATGTCCCAAGCCAAAGAAGGAAGAAGCGCTCCTTGCGACGGCGGATGAGGAACCGACGTTACTTTGAAGTTTTGTCTAGGATGGTAAAATAATCCAAGTCAAGATTAGGGGGAAATTTGTTAGTATTAATCTTGACTTGTGTAGTTAGCATGTATGTCATGCGGGTCTTTTAGCTAGTTTGTGTTAGTCCGCAGCTGTGTGTTGCAGTGCGGTGCAGCTAGCTGATCGATGATTGAGTCGTCATTAGATTAAGCAGAGTTAGTGAGCTGCATACAGGAAAGTGGCCGTCTTATGCGGATCATGGAGACACGACATGCATGAGTTAGTGGCTTGTGCGTGTGTGGATCGTGCGGGCGTGTGCGTGAGACTCGGCCAACAGGTTCTTGCATGCGGCTGGGAGCGAGTCCTCAGGTTGGTTAGCTTCATACGTGTGAGGAGGGAGTGGAGCCCGGGTATGCGTGCGTGGCGTGAGTCCCGGGCAGTTTGTTGCTCCGTGTGCATGTCAGTGAAGCTATATAAGCTGTGTACTTGCTTGGCTAATTGGGAAGTGAATACAGACAATAAGAAAAGGGCGTTCGTTGCCGGTAAGTCTGTGTGTGTTAGCTTCTCCACAGTACTGCTTGCTAGCAACTCTTGTGTTTGCGTGTGTCCTCCGAGCAGCGTGAGTTTCTGTCTGCTGCGTCCAGTGCCGCGTGAGATCGCGTAAGTCGAAGGAGGCAGCTCCAACATGGGCTTCTACTCCGGCTATCCTCCGCGCACCACTCCATCCACCACCGCTTCGGAGGCCCCTACGGCTCACAGCCGCTCCGGAGGCACCCTCCGTCCACTGCCATGCAGAAGGCCCCTCCACCCACAGCCTCTCCGGAGGCCCCCTACAACTCACTGTTGCGCCAGAGGAGGTGCCTGTGAGTTCATGGCCTAGTATCTGCGAATTGGACCGGTAGAGGAAACAAGTTGAGGGCAATACCAAGAAGACTTGGTGATGGAGGTGGGGTGAAGGCAAATGTGCTCTCGGACGTACTGATCGAGAAACCTACTCACCGAAGGCCTTGCTCCATGCCCAGCTCCATGCTAGAGACCACGTTTTGAAAACCTCAgccaaaatggagagtcctgCGAAAACTTCACCAAAAACAGAGTCTTACTAAGcctccggtaaaaacgaagagacttccgaaaacctccgCGACACGGActgtcttacaaaaacctctgaaaAACAGAgaatcctacaaaacctccaccaaaacggagagacttccaaaacctctgtaaaaacagagagtcctacaaaatctctggcaaaaacggagagtcttacacgACCTCTaacaaaacggagagacttctaAAACCTCCAtaagatggagagtcttaccaaaccttcgCAAAAACAaaaagacttccaaaacctccgcaagatggagagctttccacaaaacctccgcaaaaacggagagtcttacaaaaccccCGCAAAAACAGAGATGTTTCGAAAACTTCTGCAAAGCGGTGATGTTTTATAAACCTCCTCACTGGTAGCATAACCTCGGTGATGCAAAGGTCTTAAAGACCTCTCGTATAGtacctctggcatcttgaaggcagtgccttcatGCCGGAGAAGTAATTCcttccgccatctttaaggtctagctaaacTACGTGGCgaataggcaaagaccgcttggtctttaaggtctagctaacctacgtgacggataggcaaagaccgctcgggcatcttgaaggtatagcctccgtgctggacagtcATAAACCCTCCACCATATGAAGGCCTAGCAAGCCTCTGTGGTAGAAAGGTAAAAAAaacctctggcatcttgaaggcaaagcctgCGTGCCGAAGAGGTATAATAGTCTACGCATAAAAATGCGTGGGCCACTCTACACACAAAAAATGCGTGGGccacatcatacatacatacctcatacatcatacattcatacatcatacataaatacactcatacatcATACGTACATACATACCTACGTACATACACATATGCTTACAGGTGGTACAACCGTCTTAGAAGCTTCCCTACCTTGGCTAAGGCCATGACAGGCTGCAGACTTTTGCTATTCCCTGTCAGAGCACATTATGCTCAAAAGCAAAacactccagcatcttgaaggcaaagcctccgtgccggagaggtagAAAActctctagcatcttgaaggcatagcctccgtgccggagaggtaatTATTCTCCAGACAATTACAGGCACAATGTAGGAGCGAAAATTCCAACAAACATGAGTGGGACTCGGAGTACGCAGGCTCCAGACAGCTCTGCCTCCATTATGCCCCTCAGCTTTGTCGATGACTCCACTTTTGGCATCTACCATTGAGGGGATAATGGGCTACCTCCCGCAGCCCCGTCGTCGACTCCATTTTCGGCTTCCACTACTGGGGGCTTCAAACGACTCCTCTTCTATTATGCCCCTCAGCTTTgccgatgactccacttccgGCATCTACCATTGAGGGGGTAATGGGTTGCCTCCCGTAGCACCATCATCGACTCCATCTTCGGCTTCCACTGCCGGGGGCTTCGGACAGCTCCGCCTCCGTTATGCCCCTTAGCTTCGCTGATGACTCCAATTCTAGCATCGACCGCTGAGAgggtaacgggctgcctccCGTAGCCTCGTCATCAGCTATGTCTCTGTTACGCCCCTCAGCTTCAccgatgactccacttctgGCACTGTCGTCGACTCCATCTCCGGCTTCCACCACCGGGGGCTTCAGATGGCTCCGCCTCCATTACGACCCTCAGCTTCACCGATGACTCCACTTCTTACATCTATCGCTGAGAGGGTAACAGGTTGCCTCCTCCAACCCCGTCATCAACTTTGTTTCCGGCTTCCACCGCCAGGGGCTTCAGACAGCTCCGCCTCTGTTAtgcccctcagcttcgccgaTGACTCCACTTTCGACATCTACTGCTGAGGGGATAACAGGCTGCCTCCCATAGCCCCGTCGTTGACTCTGTCTCCGGCTTCCACCGCCGGAGCATTCGGACAGCTCCGCTTCTGTGACGCCCCTCAACTTCGCTGATAACTCCACTTTCAGCATCTACCattgagggggtaacgggctgcctccTATATCCCCGTCATCTACTTCGTCTCCGGCTTCCACCACCAGGGGTTTCGGACAACTTCGCTTCTGttacgcccctcagcttcgccgatgactccacttccgGCATCTACCGTTGAGGGGGTAATGGGATGCCTCCCGCAGCACTGTCGTCGACTCCGTCTCTCGCTTCCACCACCGGGGGCTTCGGACATCTCTGCCTCCGTTACGCCCCTCAGCTTCACTGATGACTCCACTTCcagcatctaccgctgagggggtaataGGCTGCCTCCCGCAGTCTCGTCATCGGCTCCGCCTCCGTTACGCCCCTCAGCTGCGTCGATGACTCCACTTCCGgcatctaccactgaggggATAATGGGCTACCTCCTGCAGCACCGTCGTTGACTTTGTCTCTCTGGCTTCCACCGCATGGGGCTTCGGATGGCTTCGCCTCCATTACACCCCTCAGCTTCGCCGAAGACTCCACTTTcggcatctaccgctgagggggtaacaggTTGCCTCCCATAGCCCCGTCGTCGACTCCATCTTTGGCTTCCACCGTTGGGGGCTCCAGATGGCTCCGCCTCTGTTACACCCCTCAGCTTCGCTGTTGACTCCACTTCCGGCATCTACCAGTGAGGGGGTAACGGGATGCCTCTGGCAGCCTCGTTGGACGGCTCCTCCTCTAttacgcccctcagcttcgcAGATGACTCCACTTCCGGCATCTACCACTGAAGGGGTAACGGGCTACCTCCCGTAGCCTCGccatcgactccacctccggctTCACCATGAAGCTTCGGTAGGCCTCTCCAACATCGAGTGTCATCACGGGTCTGGACCATGTCGCCTCCATCGAACCTCGTCAGCTGCGGCGATCGTCGAGAGGTTTTTACATGGATGGGAAGCGATCCATGATGGCCTGACTTCAAAGGGGCAGAGCTTCGAGTGCAGGAGACCGTGCCACCACGCGGCAGAAATAgcaattttctttatttattcccTGCTTTAAGATACAGAGCACATTTGTGTTACATTTGCATGATTTCTTCATTAAAACAATGGTGAGTGCATAAAGTATATGCAGGCATCAAGCATGCAGAGAGCAAACATACGTTAAAAATTGCACAACAATCAATCTGATATTAATGTTACTCATTAAATTTTTGTTGTGGCCCTTAAGACTTCGACAGTCCAAATGGGTGGATGACGTTTCGACGCCGGCATCTAAAGAGTCACGGGTTTGGCCCGTGAAGTCGGACCATGCCCAAAGGCTAAAGAAGAAATCAAGGCCTGGATACCTTAGGGCAGACACCTCTGCAAAGGGTACACACAGGGGTAGAGCATCGAGTGCAGGAGACCGTGCCACCACGCGGAAGAAATAgcaattttctttatttattcccTGCTTTAAGATACAGAGCACATTTATGTTACATTTGCATGATTTCTTTATTAAAACAAAGGTGACTGCATAAAGTATATGCAGGCATCAAGCATGCAGAGAGCAAACATACGTATTACATCGAGATAGCATCGATTGACATATTACTATGAATACACACAACATAGCTATTTGTATCTTATAATAGCACTTGAAGTAGCAAGTCGCTAGTACGGACGCTGTCCAGGGACATTGCCCGCTGGGGCATAGTTGCAGGTGATGAAGACGCCACCATTGTCGCACTTGACGCGCGCGCAGCCAATGGCCGTCGTGCTGCGCCACACCACCTGCATGTAGTGCTCGCACATCTTCTGCGGCATGCATCTGCCGCTGACGTTGTCGTAATTCTGCCTTTCGTTCACCCACATCTCCATGGCCTCCGCCACCGTCCAGTCCTTGCCGGCTGGTCCCACGTAAACATTCTCACCGTAGCCCATGGTCTTGTGATCGTCAGAGTGCCCGAGCTTGCAGTCACCGGCACGTCTAGCCGCGTAGGCCCGTGCGAACGCCGCGACAGTATGATCCCAGACCACATCGCCAACACCTACCTCACCACGGGCGGCGTTGTGCAGCGCCACGAATTCCTGATCCGGGTTCTGAGCCATGGAGGTCGTGGCCATGGTGACCACGAGTACAAAGGCTACTGCTGCCATCTTGGGTGTCTCCATACCTATCGCTAGCTCAATTTGCACTGGGTGGATCGGAAATTCTAATGAGATGTGTGTGCAAGTACGTGACTGTGCAGCGTTGTGATGTCCGAGTGTTACTCGTGACGTATTATTTATACCCGATGGAGGCCTCCGTGTTGGGCATGCAGATGgaatttattcttttgtttttcGATATTTTTATTCCCAAGTGGCCGTACCTAATACACATGTTAAATACTAACATGCGCGCTGCAGTCCTGCCACAGTCCAATGCATGTGACAGGTAGGAAAAGAATAGGACTGGGTCTTTCATTGCCTCCAGGAACTGGCCGTGGTCGTTgtgaatgcatgcatgcgtgagCGTGTGGATCCACATTTCTTTGTTGGCATGTTCTACGGTTTGCAACGAACCAGATGAATCAACTTGATTTTGTTTACCTGTGAGGAGATCAACTAAAGCTCAATTTAGTTGAGATTAAAAAAGTACCATGTACTCAGAATTTAACAAATTATTCTAGAGAGCGACGCCGTGTATGTAATTTTTGGTGATGTGCCCTAGACACAATCATAAACAAAACATATTGGATCCGTACATGGGCTACAGGGATGATGATCCGTGAGGAATTAGAGTCATTATTGAGCTCCAACATGGTaacccattagcgtgctctaaaTAAGTCCAGGCAGGAGCTATCGGTGTGACTTATCGCAACAGTCCGAAACCCTTGCCGCCACCTCCGCTTGACCTCACCACGAAACCGAGCCGAGCAGCACACCAGCGTacggtcccccccccccccccccagtgcTGATCCACTCGGCGAGGTAGAGACGAGGCTGCTGCTAGGACAATCAGCATTTACTTCACGTGAAGAGTGAAGAGTAATCTGTCGTACCCCAACAGTATTTCCATGTGTCATTTTTCCATGAGCCTGAAGTTGTTGTTTGGATTGCTTGGATTTTCCTCTATAAAAGTCCATATTCCTGGAATGCTTCTTCTGAGAGTGGAATGTGGAAGTGACTCTAAATTGAACTGTCTATCATAAATTTTGCCAGAGGGATGTTTCATCTTTGGCAAAGGAGAAAAGTCTAGGTGTTCTTCTCTTAGGTAGATGTCATTCCAGACATCATTCCACAAAAGGATAGTTGAACCATCACTTGGTGTACATGTAGTTGCGCCTCTATAATAGTTACTAAAATTCATGATGTCTTTCCACCAAAATGAGCCTAAATCTGTCATAGCATGTGGTACTTGGCCCTCTGAGTAGTGCATATTTCAGATTAGTTTAACCCAGGGTATGTCCATCTTATTGTAGAACTTGTGAAGTTGTTTCCGAGCAGAGCTTTATCTGAATTTCCAGATCAATGACCCTAAGACCACCTTTGTTCTTTGGTCTGGAGACTTTAGGCCTTGCCACTAGGGCTTTCCCTTTTGTGCTGAAAGAGGTGCCTCTCTATAGACTTCACTTTTTTACTCTATCAATATAATCAATAACCTTTGCAGGTAGTTTAAGGGTACACATTGCGTATGTTGGAAGTGACGAAATTGCCGAGTTCACTAGAGTTAGCCTTCCTGCGATTCCTAGTTGCATTGAGGTGGCGGACAGTCTTCTTTCCACTTTGTCCATCAAAGGTGTGTGATCTTCTACCCTTGGTTTTGCAGTTCCTAGGGGTAACCCAAGGTATGTGAAAGGAAGTGAGCCAATGTTCCAGCCAAAGACTCCTGCCAATGTTTGATCTTGTCCTTTGAGACATTGATGGGAACCATGCATGACTTAGAGTAATTCACCCTTAGACCCATCGATTGAGTGAAAGTATTGAGCAGCTGTGATGCTTTCATAACCTGCAGGATAGTATCGTCGGTATATTGGACTATTGGGAAATCGGCCTCTCCGGTGTTCTGAAGTGGTTGACTGAGAAGGTTGAGTGCATGGGCCTTGTTGATTATACATTGCAGTACCTCAGCTGCAATGACAAAGTGCAAAGGGAAGAGAGGTTCCCCTTGCCTAACTCCTCTCCTACAATGAAAGTTCTTTCCTGGCACTCCATTTAGGAGAATGGAGCAAGTTCCTGAGTTGAGAATACACTGAATCCAACTAGTCATTTTCCAGGGAATCCTAGCTGTTGAAGCATCATTATGATCACCCTGTGCTCTATCGTGTCAAATGTTCTCAAAATCTTACTTTAGGATAATAATCTCTTTCTTAGAGTGGTGGCATTGGTGGAGATATTCATATGCCCAGGCTAAACAATCTTAATTGTTCTACTCCTAATaaaaccatattgatttttgtgGATGAGTGGAATTATTACCATCTGCAACCTTTCAGCCAGTATCTTGGTTAATAACCTAAGCACTTAATTGAGTAGTGAGATTGGTTTGAAATCATTTACTCCCATTGGATTGTTTATTTTTGGAACAAGGGTGATCAAGCAGTTGTTGATTGATTGGATGTCAAGATTCCCATTGTAGAAGTCTTCACATAGGGCATAGATATCATCCTTAATGATGTGCCAGCACTTCTTTAAGAACAAACCATTAAAACCATCAGGCCTTGGAGCCTTATCATTTGGCATCCTCTTAATTATTCTATCTATTTCCTCTCTAGTGAAGGGGTCCGCCAGCCAACCCAAATTTTCATGAGTTTTAACCAAATCCTGTAGATTGAAAAGCATTTCTGGGTCTTCAGTTTTACTCATCCTTGCCCTATAGGTGTCCCACAAGATTGCAGCCTTCTCACTATGATCCAAGGCAATTCTGCCACGTGTAGTTTCCAAACTTGTTCCCAGGAAGGGCGTGGTTTGGCCCAGGTAGTGGCCgaacatgtcctggcctgctaccgaagccgagacccgaacttcccgctggaaccagctcgggaaggggtggtcgaagccaaGGAGGAGGCCACCCGGGAGGCTGttcggggcgccgccgccgaggtggcggcctgctttGCGCGAGAGGCGCCGCCGACTCCAGTCCCGAGGAGCAGCGGCaagggctccgacttagagtaggcttttgtagtttttctttttctttgtcttgatgtaaatatgggagtgatccctcagaatagctatccttttttgtgaatataatggaagcctttctttggggtcgcaactccagtatccctctgagtgcttgatgaagtttctactgttttcacttgatgccccgaggagtactcagtcggaccgagcctgacctttccttccccgagaacgaagtcgccccgaccactcgtcgcccgagcGGTGAGGCCTTCTcagcgcgttcagcccccgagcccttgcgagtccgcaacggctaagtcaaaagacaaaggcatgaacttccttgctcaggagatagatcgatccagcacggagcacgccatgaccagtgaacactttcccactttgcgaccactcaaacaagtaggCTGGAGACACGTatgggcgggaatgcgaccaagagtccccacggtttggtggtgcccgggctaggacggaccggaccgagcaccgacagcccgcccccagggtctaggctcccgaccactcgagccgtgagataacccgagaaccctagaggctcggtagtgcccggggccttttaagcggaccgaacaccacgaccaccatgaaaga
Protein-coding regions in this window:
- the LOC133896119 gene encoding pathogenesis-related protein PRB1-2-like, which produces METPKMAAVAFVLVVTMATTSMAQNPDQEFVALHNAARGEVGVGDVVWDHTVAAFARAYAARRAGDCKLGHSDDHKTMGYGENVYVGPAGKDWTVAEAMEMWVNERQNYDNVSGRCMPQKMCEHYMQVVWRSTTAIGCARVKCDNGGVFITCNYAPAGNVPGQRPY